The following are from one region of the Scyliorhinus canicula chromosome 26, sScyCan1.1, whole genome shotgun sequence genome:
- the LOC119957506 gene encoding heparan sulfate glucosamine 3-O-sulfotransferase 1-like, which yields MLRLIVGGVIILLGVPLRLSDGKPTGSALSSPRRQASLPSLRKHLQPFLGVNFTRKVPQTIIIGVRKGGTRALLEMLNIHPDVVVAKAEVHFFDWDENYHKGLAWYRAQMPVSLPSQVTVEKTPGYFTSAKAPERIYSMNSSVRLLLIVRDPAERVLSDYTQVLYNRKERHKAYEPVEDILVRSGKLNSRYKAVQRSLYDVHLAAWLERFPLRQIHIVDGDLLIADPLSELQRVESFLQLPPRIQPSNFYFNQTKGFYCLQSAGRERCLDQSKGRPHPTVNGTVLAQLCRYFRAHNANFFRMVGRTFRWCLSQGEGELIH from the exons ATGTTGCGGTTAATTGTTGGAGGGGTGATCATTCTCCTCGGGGTACCTCTGCGACTGTCGGATGGCAAGCCTACGGGCTCAGCGCTCTCAAGCCCCCGACGCCAGGCCAGCCTGCCAAGTCTGAGGAAACACCTCCAGCCCTTCCTGGGTGTGAATTTCACACGCAAG GTCCCCCAGACCATTATCATCGGGGTGCGGAAAGGGGGCACACGGGCCCTCTTGGAGATGCTGAACATCCACCCGGATGTCGTGGTGGCCAAGGCCGAAGTCCACTTCTTCGACTGGGACGAGAATTACCATAAGGGCCTCGCCTGGTACCGTGCGCAGATGCCAGTGTCTCTGCCCAGCCAggtcaccgtggagaagaccccTGGCTACTTCACCTCTGCCAAGGCCCCCGAAAGGATTTACAGCATGAACAGCTCGGTCCGCCTGCTGCTGATTGTCCGCGACCCCGCAGAGCGAGTCCTATCCGACTACACCCAGGTGCTGTACAACAGGAAGGAGCGCCACAAGGCCTACGAACCGGTTGAAGACATCCTGGTGCGGAGCGGGAAATTGAACAGCAGGTACAAAGCTGTCCAGCGGAGCCTCTACGATGTCCACCTGGCGGCCTGGCTCGAGCGCTTCCCGCTGCGCCAAATCCACATCGTCGACGGAGATCTCCTGATCGCGGATCCGCTGtcggagctgcagagggtggagaGCTTCCTCCAGCTGCCCCCTCGCATCCAGCCCTCCAACTTCTACTTCAACCAGACCAAAGGTTTCTACTGCCTGCAGAGCGCGGGCCGCGAGCGGTGCCTCGACCAGTCCAAAGGGCGTCCGCACCCTACCGTGAACGGGACGGTGCTGGCCCAGCTCTGCCGCTACTTCCGTGCGCACAACGCCAACTTCTTCAGGATGGTGGGCAGGACATTCCGCTGGTGCCTGTCGCAGGGCGAGGGGGAGCTCATTCACTGA